ATTTTTTGTAAAAACAAATATTATATTACGATAGAACATATAAACGGCTTTATTTGTGTTTGGCAATAAATTTGCCTATTTAATCTTAAAAAATATTTTGTTTTAAAAAAGGAGAAGAGGTAAATGCAACAAGAATACGATTTGGGAGAATTGCTGAAAAATCCTGACAAACGGCTTACGAAAGAGCAATATGAGAATTGGAACAAGTATATAAGTCAAGGAAATGACGACAAGTCGGCGAACGAGGTTGATATTAGCGCCGCGATCAATAAAAGGTGCGAGGAAATACGAGAACGCGGAACTTATGTGTTGTAGCGGTTCTATGTCTGACTTTAATTCGCAAAAGCGGTTTACCGAAATTAGCAAATTAGCGAATTTATATTACGAACGAAGTGATAAAATATTTATTGAGTACAACGAAAAAACTATAAATGAAATAGAGGAAAAATATTCCGGCCGTTTGTCGATTTTGAAAGAAGAAATATACGGCGATGCGATCGGACAGAAAATAGACAGACATAAAATTATTGCGTTGTATATTCAGATGTTTTTAGAAAATCCGCTGTTTACTGTTTTGCAAGGCAGAGAAAATCTATATCCGTCCCCATCTACGCTACTTATAAATGAGTACTTTTGCTTGGACATTGCAATAATAATTCTAACGAGATGGAATGAAGCGGCGTTGGACATAAATAAATTTAGCAAATATAAAATACATTTTTTGAAACTACTTGCATATTATAAGGGATATAGCGAACTCCATAAAAGAAATTTGGCTTTTACTTATGCGTTGGCGCACATCATACATTTTATTGAACTAAATTATTTGTAATTTCTCAAAATATACTTTCCACCGTTTTTCATCGTCAAATTTTTTCTCAAAAAACGGGGACGGAAAAATTCCGCCCCCGTATAAAAACCGATATTCGCGACAAAAGATTATTTAATCATTATCTTATGCTGCAATACCGAAGCGCCGGCTTGCTTCACGTTGAGAATCAACAAACCTTTAGCGAGATTGTTCGTTCTCAAACCGGTAACGTTTACGCCGTCCATAGCGTCAAACTTTACACTGCTTATCAAGCGTCCCTGCAAATTGTAAAGTTCCGCCGTATAATTGCCTTTTCTCAAATTCAGAGCGATTTGTCCGTTTCTGATTCCGGCAAACGACATGCGAACCGTATTTTGAACGACGTTTGACGCCGAATTATGCACCAAAGGACCTTCGACGTCCACATCTACGCCCTGCCCGAACCATTCGCCGTTTTTAATAAGCAGCGCCGAATGATCGTTCGTCTTGAACGGATTGATCGATACCGACCAGATTTTACCTGCGTCGTTATCCATCGACACGGGTTTTCTTCTCGGCGAATTATCCGGATCGGTATTGGTCGGATTTCCGTCGTAAGCGATCGCAAGGCTTGTAACGGCTTCTCCAAGATTCACGATAACGCTGATTTCTTCCTTGTGTACGTCGTTAACGGTTTCACCCGCTTTTTGCGTCAACGTCACCTTCCAATTGTCGCCGACATCGGTCAAATTCGCGTCAGTGTTGAAAGCGTTGGCGGTCATACGATATTTAACCGCTTCGGACGGGGTATATACGGCAAGTTTTTTAGCCGTAATCAATGTATCGACATGCCGCAAGTGTTCTTTGAGCTGGCTCTTTGTTATACCGCCCCACCATCCGCCTTTGTTGAGCGCCGCATTGTTAACGGGCCACAAATCGGGAGCGTCGTCGTTATACCAGTCGCCTACAATGTCTGCGACCGCGTGAAGTTCGCGAATCATATAACCGTTAAATTTGATTATCGAGTCAACCATCGCGTTTATTCCCAAAAGCACGTGAGCGTTGTTCGGCACAAGGAACTTCGGTTGATCGCTCGTAGGCGCCGTCCAGTCCTTATCGTTAATAAAGAACGCGTCGAAATCCAATCTGAACGGATGATAGAAATCACCTTCCATTGGTTTTCCGGATTTTGCTCCGCCTCGCGCCCCTACAAATTTACCCGCGTCAGGGTAAGTTACGCCTTCATACAAGTGATTGTGCGTTTTTTCGCTGTAAGCGTCATACGGATAGCCTAAATATTCGCTCTTTTTACCTTTTGCAAAGTATTCGCCCGCCGTCTTAACGTTTTTGTAAACGTTCGTGTTAATAATAGCGTTCGCGGTATCGACGTTTCGTCTGGTTTGCGGTCCGGCGACTCCGGTTCCTCCGTCCCAGCCTTCTATACAGAACAATTTAGCGACAAAACCCGGACGTCCTTGATCTCTTTGAGTTACAGACCAACCGGGTCCGCTTGTCGGACAGCCGGGGGGATTTTCACACCCCGGAGAAATCCAGTCGGTCGTTATTCTCGCTCCGTTGTAGTAATACGGATAGTCGCTTTTTAGCAGCCCTTCTTCAAACCACTGAACTCCCGTCGCGGCGATATAACCTTCCTGATACCCTTCCCATTCGTCGGCGTTGGGGTTGTAATTTGTATATGCCACATACACTTTTTGTCCGCTTGGAAGCGTAACCTCTTCGATAGGGTTTCCCTTGTAATTGGCTTTTTTAGTAATTCTTATACTGGGATCGTTCCACTTGACGCTCGTAGAGGGGTCGTAACCCGTCCAATAAGCAGGCCATTCTACCGTTACCATCTCGCTTTCCGCCGTAATCGTGAAAGGATGACCGCCGTCAGGAGCGCCGTCAACCCAATACGAACCATTGAGAATGCCATGGTTTACCGGATTTCCAAAACTTGAAGCGCTGTTAAGCATAGCATCGGTTATCGCGCCCGACCAGGAATCGGGACCAAAATTCAAAACGGACTGAGTAACGCCTTGTTTTGATTTTGCCGTAATTTTCCACGTTCCGACGACT
The nucleotide sequence above comes from Chitinispirillales bacterium. Encoded proteins:
- a CDS encoding T9SS type A sorting domain-containing protein — its product is MNFKKSSAAAIVALLTVSMCFGWKSPDDWKKDAEYKGSWQDGAGDTVKYGKFGDKDLYWWAKFAADSSSIPGEFAAEGGTSPWVLINSLSAANNGGRPNFKAVTWNGANGSAALNNIGAGEAKVPTWRDAANGAYSITLDDFGGMPFELSVKPGWDAAKEFPKIKMAWGVIVGQTEEADWKKAIEMVGEGHEIFNHTIDHTSSADQWQIYYPGKTVSQTDPAVPPSVRGLEVVGTWKITAKSKQGVTQSVLNFGPDSWSGAITDAMLNSASSFGNPVNHGILNGSYWVDGAPDGGHPFTITAESEMVTVEWPAYWTGYDPSTSVKWNDPSIRITKKANYKGNPIEEVTLPSGQKVYVAYTNYNPNADEWEGYQEGYIAATGVQWFEEGLLKSDYPYYYNGARITTDWISPGCENPPGCPTSGPGWSVTQRDQGRPGFVAKLFCIEGWDGGTGVAGPQTRRNVDTANAIINTNVYKNVKTAGEYFAKGKKSEYLGYPYDAYSEKTHNHLYEGVTYPDAGKFVGARGGAKSGKPMEGDFYHPFRLDFDAFFINDKDWTAPTSDQPKFLVPNNAHVLLGINAMVDSIIKFNGYMIRELHAVADIVGDWYNDDAPDLWPVNNAALNKGGWWGGITKSQLKEHLRHVDTLITAKKLAVYTPSEAVKYRMTANAFNTDANLTDVGDNWKVTLTQKAGETVNDVHKEEISVIVNLGEAVTSLAIAYDGNPTNTDPDNSPRRKPVSMDNDAGKIWSVSINPFKTNDHSALLIKNGEWFGQGVDVDVEGPLVHNSASNVVQNTVRMSFAGIRNGQIALNLRKGNYTAELYNLQGRLISSVKFDAMDGVNVTGLRTNNLAKGLLILNVKQAGASVLQHKIMIK